Proteins from a single region of Nitrospinota bacterium:
- a CDS encoding methylenetetrahydrofolate reductase C-terminal domain-containing protein gives MIITKQKPFAEIMKGVRGAKSLFIFGCGDCATLCRTGGEAEIADMTQKLAAEGVAVVGGTVPHTTCHELDVQRIARQHKEEIGKSDAILVLACGAGIQAVGDSLDKPVISGCDSLFIGNSKRQMNFYEKCSACGDCVLNETAGLCPETRCPKGLLNGPCGGAVRGMCEVDQTNKCVWIEIYERLKSQGRLDDLMEITAPKERSKANMPHKIEPPARHGK, from the coding sequence GTGATAATTACCAAACAAAAGCCGTTTGCCGAAATCATGAAGGGAGTGCGCGGCGCGAAATCCCTCTTCATTTTCGGTTGCGGCGATTGCGCCACGCTTTGCCGCACCGGCGGAGAGGCGGAGATCGCCGACATGACCCAAAAGCTGGCCGCCGAAGGGGTGGCCGTTGTTGGCGGCACCGTGCCGCACACCACCTGCCACGAGCTGGATGTGCAGCGCATCGCGCGGCAGCACAAAGAAGAAATAGGCAAAAGCGACGCCATCCTTGTGCTCGCCTGCGGGGCGGGAATCCAGGCGGTGGGGGATTCGCTGGACAAGCCGGTTATCAGCGGCTGTGATTCGCTCTTCATCGGCAACTCGAAACGCCAGATGAATTTTTACGAAAAATGCAGCGCCTGCGGCGACTGCGTGCTGAACGAAACCGCGGGGCTTTGCCCGGAAACCCGCTGCCCCAAGGGGCTGCTGAACGGCCCGTGCGGCGGCGCGGTGCGCGGCATGTGTGAAGTTGACCAGACCAACAAATGCGTTTGGATAGAGATATACGAACGCCTTAAAAGCCAAGGGCGTCTCGACGATCTGATGGAAATAACCGCTCCCAAAGAACGGAGCAAGGCGAACATGCCGCACAAGATCGAACCGCCCGCCCGCCACGGGAAATAA
- a CDS encoding methylenetetrahydrofolate reductase: protein MSKFQESLNRFSITAEIPPPKGADVSQFLRIAEKVANRVDGVNVTDNQRGMMRMSALVFSKFIKDAGCEPILQVTCRDRNRLALQSDMLGAMAFGIENVCVMTGDFPTMGDNPDARPVYDLDSVQLIKAANDLARGVAMNGKPVKSVRPFFTGGVINPFYEPFDLELLKTKKKIAAGAKFFQTQPFFDIPSVEKFLASVKGLDAAFLIGVTPLKGEKMITFLNEKVLTTPIPAEVAARITGAADQAREGLLAAAEFVNAMRKIARGVHLMPIGQEESLPLLLDMIEAGK, encoded by the coding sequence ATGTCGAAGTTTCAAGAAAGCCTCAACCGGTTCTCCATCACCGCCGAGATACCGCCGCCCAAAGGGGCCGACGTATCGCAATTCCTGCGCATCGCCGAGAAAGTGGCCAACCGCGTGGACGGCGTGAACGTTACCGACAACCAGCGCGGCATGATGCGGATGTCAGCGCTCGTATTCAGCAAGTTTATCAAAGACGCCGGCTGCGAGCCGATCTTGCAGGTAACCTGCCGCGACCGGAACCGCCTGGCCTTGCAGAGCGATATGCTGGGCGCGATGGCATTCGGTATCGAGAACGTCTGCGTGATGACCGGCGATTTCCCGACGATGGGGGACAATCCGGACGCCCGGCCGGTGTACGACCTCGACAGCGTGCAACTCATCAAGGCCGCCAACGATCTCGCGCGCGGCGTGGCGATGAACGGCAAGCCGGTTAAAAGCGTGCGCCCCTTTTTCACCGGCGGCGTCATCAATCCCTTCTACGAGCCGTTCGATCTGGAACTGCTCAAGACGAAAAAGAAAATCGCCGCCGGCGCGAAGTTTTTCCAGACGCAGCCGTTCTTCGACATCCCGTCGGTGGAAAAATTCCTCGCTTCGGTGAAAGGGCTGGATGCGGCGTTCCTTATCGGCGTTACCCCGCTGAAAGGGGAGAAGATGATTACGTTCCTCAACGAGAAGGTGCTCACCACCCCCATTCCCGCCGAAGTGGCGGCGCGCATCACCGGCGCGGCCGATCAGGCGCGCGAGGGGCTGTTGGCGGCGGCGGAATTTGTGAACGCCATGCGCAAGATCGCGCGCGGCGTCCACCTCATGCCGATAGGGCAGGAGGAAAGCCTGCCGCTGCTGCTGGACATGATAGAGGCGGGGAAATGA
- the lipA gene encoding lipoyl synthase, which translates to MSNAALNKKPAWLRKQLGFGATAALKAELRGKNLHTVCESAKCPNIGDCFSRKTATFLILGNACTRTCAFCAVDKGNATPPDPREPENVARMVKEMGLRYVVITSVTRDDLPDGGAAHYVAVMRAVRRENPGVLVELLVPDFAGNWNALDMVLAERPDVLNHNVETVPPLYPRIRPKADFGMSLNVLRRAAGCGLTAKSGIMVGLGETEAELIAAFAPLKEAGVRILTLGQYLAPSRNHAPVVRYYEEEFYGRMARAARAAGIEKVFAGPFVRSSYMAEKVGAL; encoded by the coding sequence ATGAGCAACGCGGCGCTGAATAAAAAACCGGCGTGGCTGCGCAAGCAGTTGGGGTTCGGCGCAACCGCCGCGCTGAAGGCGGAACTGCGCGGGAAAAACCTGCACACCGTCTGCGAAAGCGCCAAATGCCCCAACATCGGCGACTGCTTTTCGCGGAAAACCGCCACATTCCTGATTTTGGGAAACGCCTGCACCCGCACATGCGCGTTCTGCGCGGTGGATAAGGGAAACGCCACGCCGCCCGACCCGCGCGAACCGGAGAACGTGGCCCGCATGGTGAAAGAGATGGGGCTTCGATATGTGGTGATCACCAGCGTCACGCGCGACGACCTGCCGGATGGCGGAGCGGCGCACTATGTGGCGGTCATGCGCGCCGTGCGCCGCGAAAATCCCGGCGTGCTGGTCGAGCTGTTGGTTCCCGACTTTGCAGGGAACTGGAACGCGCTGGACATGGTACTGGCGGAGCGCCCGGACGTTTTGAACCACAATGTTGAAACGGTTCCGCCGCTGTATCCCCGCATCCGCCCAAAAGCCGATTTCGGGATGTCGCTTAACGTGTTGCGGCGCGCGGCGGGATGCGGCCTCACCGCCAAATCGGGTATCATGGTTGGCTTGGGCGAGACGGAGGCCGAGCTTATCGCCGCCTTCGCCCCGCTGAAAGAAGCCGGCGTGCGGATACTGACGCTGGGACAATATCTTGCCCCTTCGCGCAACCATGCGCCGGTGGTAAGGTATTACGAAGAAGAGTTTTACGGACGGATGGCCCGCGCGGCGCGGGCGGCCGGCATTGAAAAAGTATTTGCCGGACCTTTTGTGAGGAGTTCGTACATGGCGGAAAAGGTTGGTGCGTTGTGA
- a CDS encoding aminotransferase class I/II-fold pyridoxal phosphate-dependent enzyme, with product MNFNFPRIKRLPPYILAEVTRLKMEARQRGEDIIDFGMGNPDQPTPDFIVEKMIEATRKGHNHRYSASKGINKLRLAVTDWYKRRYGVDLNKDSEVVVTIGSKEGISHLALACFGPGDNVLVPTPTYSIHTYAIVIAGADVISVPLTGGKDFLESCVEAYNRSWPRPKALVINFPHNPTTATVEQEFFERVVKFAKENEVMIIHDLAYTDIVFDGYKAPSFLATPGAKEVGVEIFTLSKSYNMPGWRVGFVCGNKEMVQALTYLKGYLDYGMFQPIQIASIIALNKGDEASKEIAAMYQERRDVLCDGLNRIGWHVEKPKATMFVWARIPEKFRAMGSLEFGKLLLKEAKVAVTPGIGFGREGDEYVRFALVENEHRTRQAIRGIKGILS from the coding sequence GTGAATTTTAATTTTCCACGGATAAAACGGCTTCCCCCTTACATACTGGCGGAGGTGACGCGCCTCAAGATGGAGGCGCGCCAACGCGGGGAAGACATCATCGATTTCGGCATGGGCAATCCGGATCAGCCCACCCCCGATTTCATCGTCGAAAAAATGATCGAGGCGACCCGCAAAGGGCATAACCACCGCTACTCCGCCTCGAAGGGGATCAACAAACTGCGGCTCGCCGTCACCGATTGGTACAAGCGCCGCTACGGCGTCGATCTCAACAAAGACAGCGAAGTGGTGGTGACCATCGGCTCGAAGGAAGGGATTTCGCACCTCGCGCTCGCCTGCTTCGGGCCCGGCGACAACGTGCTGGTGCCCACCCCCACGTACTCCATCCACACCTACGCCATCGTCATAGCGGGGGCCGATGTCATCAGCGTGCCGCTCACCGGCGGCAAGGATTTCCTTGAAAGCTGCGTGGAGGCATACAACCGCTCTTGGCCGCGGCCGAAGGCGTTGGTGATAAACTTCCCGCATAACCCGACCACCGCGACGGTGGAGCAGGAATTTTTCGAACGGGTGGTGAAATTCGCCAAGGAAAACGAGGTGATGATCATCCACGATCTCGCTTACACCGATATCGTGTTCGACGGCTACAAGGCCCCCAGCTTTCTCGCCACACCCGGCGCGAAAGAGGTGGGGGTGGAGATATTCACGCTCTCCAAGAGTTATAATATGCCCGGTTGGCGCGTCGGCTTCGTCTGCGGGAACAAGGAGATGGTGCAGGCGCTCACCTATCTCAAGGGGTACCTCGACTACGGCATGTTCCAGCCGATCCAGATCGCCAGCATCATCGCCCTCAACAAGGGGGACGAGGCGTCGAAGGAGATTGCCGCCATGTATCAGGAGCGGCGCGACGTGCTCTGCGACGGGCTTAACCGGATCGGCTGGCACGTGGAAAAACCGAAGGCGACCATGTTCGTCTGGGCCAGGATACCGGAAAAATTCCGCGCGATGGGTTCCCTCGAATTCGGCAAGCTGCTGCTGAAAGAGGCGAAGGTCGCCGTTACCCCCGGCATCGGTTTCGGCCGCGAAGGGGATGAATATGTCCGTTTCGCGTTGGTGGAAAATGAACACCGCACCCGGCAGGCGATCCGCGGCATTAAGGGAATCCTTTCATGA
- a CDS encoding homoserine dehydrogenase: MKTIGVGLLGCGVVGSAVARLVGENADAIAARCGARFEIRKIAVKNRRKKRPGVNPKLFASVDEVVSSPDVDLVVELMGGEKEAFRAIKKAIANKKHVVTANKLLLAKRGEGIFSDAIAAGVEIGFEAAVAGAVPVIRTLKEAVASGAVRSVQGIINGTSNYILTSMKDGTVNFADALAAAQKLGYAEADPAFDVEGTDAAHKVAILASLAFGSPVDFSKVHIEGITRLAPEDFEFARQFGRVIKLLAIARMEGKKLDVRVHPVMVAAARPIAAVNGVTNAVEIDVSDAGRLMLIGPGAGGNATASAVIANMADIARDMILGAVGRISPFGFMDRARKKLPMMPVDEVTGGYYLRFTVEDKPGVLATMAGILGDNGISIDSVIQKGRSGGVVPLVILTHGAKERAVRIAVEKINKLRSTRNKAMIIRLDDGE; the protein is encoded by the coding sequence ATGAAAACCATCGGCGTCGGCCTGCTTGGCTGCGGCGTGGTCGGCTCGGCCGTGGCGAGGCTGGTGGGCGAAAACGCCGATGCCATCGCCGCCCGCTGTGGCGCGCGGTTTGAGATACGCAAAATCGCGGTGAAAAACCGGCGCAAGAAGCGCCCCGGCGTCAACCCAAAACTGTTTGCGTCCGTTGACGAGGTGGTCTCGTCGCCGGATGTCGATCTGGTTGTGGAGCTGATGGGAGGGGAAAAAGAGGCGTTCCGCGCCATTAAAAAAGCCATTGCCAACAAAAAACATGTCGTCACCGCCAACAAGTTGCTGCTGGCAAAGCGGGGCGAAGGGATTTTTTCCGATGCCATCGCCGCCGGCGTGGAGATCGGCTTCGAGGCGGCCGTGGCCGGCGCCGTGCCGGTAATCCGCACACTCAAAGAGGCGGTCGCCAGCGGCGCGGTGCGTTCCGTCCAAGGCATCATCAACGGTACCAGCAACTACATTCTCACCAGCATGAAGGACGGCACCGTCAACTTCGCCGACGCGCTGGCCGCGGCCCAAAAGCTGGGCTACGCCGAAGCCGATCCCGCGTTCGACGTGGAGGGAACCGATGCCGCCCACAAAGTGGCAATTTTGGCGAGCCTCGCTTTCGGTTCGCCGGTCGATTTTTCAAAAGTCCACATTGAAGGCATTACCCGGCTCGCGCCGGAGGATTTCGAGTTCGCCCGGCAGTTCGGCCGGGTGATCAAGCTTTTGGCCATCGCGCGGATGGAAGGGAAAAAACTCGACGTGCGGGTACACCCCGTCATGGTCGCCGCCGCGAGGCCCATCGCCGCCGTTAATGGCGTAACCAACGCCGTGGAGATCGACGTGAGCGACGCGGGGCGGCTGATGCTGATCGGTCCCGGCGCGGGGGGGAACGCAACCGCCAGCGCCGTCATCGCCAACATGGCGGATATAGCGCGCGACATGATTTTGGGAGCCGTCGGGCGGATAAGCCCGTTCGGCTTTATGGACCGCGCCCGCAAAAAGCTGCCGATGATGCCGGTCGACGAAGTAACCGGCGGCTATTATCTCCGTTTCACGGTGGAGGATAAGCCGGGAGTTTTGGCCACCATGGCCGGGATTTTGGGGGATAATGGAATCAGCATCGATTCGGTGATCCAGAAGGGGCGCTCCGGCGGCGTGGTGCCGCTGGTGATCCTTACCCATGGCGCGAAAGAACGCGCCGTGCGGATCGCCGTGGAGAAGATTAACAAATTGCGCAGCACCCGGAACAAGGCGATGATCATCCGCCTCGATGACGGAGAATAA
- a CDS encoding cofactor-independent phosphoglycerate mutase, producing MKRIILLGDGMPDEPIEALGGKTPLQAARTPNMDRMAKEGTVGWVKTTPDGYYPGSDVTNMGILGYDPKKFYTGRASLEAAAMGINLGSSDVAYRCNLVTLEPSAEGVIMADSTAGHIETDIAGQMVHDLDVFFGGDSDVRFHPGVSYRHLMVWNNGSVDVKCTPPHDISGQNIKNYLPQGSGAEKLRHITGEAQIFLKNHPLNKERVKAKKPAANSIWLWGQGKAPAIPKLKDFRGLTGSMISAVDLMKGIGVLAGMDVINVPGATGYIDTNYAGKAQAAIDALKEKDLVYIHIEAPDESSHAGSLENKVKAIEDFDAKIVGPLLEVIKKLNGRAMVLSDHPCPLSIMTHSRGEVPFAIWPAIGEGGPAEAYDESIVGRNGGLYYDEAPKLFERFIKE from the coding sequence ATTAAACGGATCATCCTGCTCGGCGACGGCATGCCGGACGAGCCGATAGAGGCGCTGGGGGGCAAGACTCCGTTGCAGGCGGCCCGCACCCCGAATATGGATCGGATGGCGAAGGAGGGAACCGTCGGCTGGGTAAAAACCACGCCGGACGGCTATTACCCCGGCAGCGATGTGACCAATATGGGAATTTTGGGGTACGACCCGAAAAAATTCTACACCGGCCGCGCCTCGTTGGAAGCCGCTGCCATGGGAATCAATCTCGGCTCCAGCGATGTGGCGTACCGCTGCAATCTCGTCACGCTGGAACCAAGCGCCGAAGGGGTCATCATGGCCGATTCTACGGCCGGTCACATTGAGACCGATATCGCCGGGCAGATGGTTCACGATCTCGACGTTTTCTTCGGCGGCGATTCCGACGTGCGCTTCCATCCGGGCGTGAGCTACCGCCACCTGATGGTCTGGAATAACGGGTCGGTGGACGTGAAATGCACCCCGCCACACGACATCAGCGGCCAGAACATTAAAAATTACCTGCCGCAGGGATCGGGGGCGGAAAAGCTGCGCCACATCACCGGCGAGGCGCAGATTTTTTTAAAGAACCACCCGCTCAACAAAGAGCGCGTAAAAGCGAAAAAACCGGCGGCGAACTCCATCTGGCTCTGGGGGCAGGGGAAAGCCCCCGCCATTCCGAAGCTCAAGGATTTCCGCGGGCTTACCGGCAGCATGATCTCAGCCGTCGATCTTATGAAGGGTATCGGCGTTCTGGCGGGGATGGATGTAATCAATGTCCCCGGCGCCACCGGCTACATTGATACCAATTACGCCGGAAAGGCGCAGGCCGCCATCGACGCGCTGAAGGAAAAGGATCTCGTCTACATCCACATTGAAGCGCCGGATGAATCAAGCCACGCCGGTTCGCTGGAGAACAAGGTCAAGGCGATAGAGGACTTTGATGCAAAGATCGTCGGCCCGCTGCTGGAGGTCATAAAGAAACTAAACGGACGGGCGATGGTGCTTTCCGACCATCCTTGCCCCCTTTCCATCATGACGCATTCACGCGGCGAGGTGCCGTTCGCCATCTGGCCCGCTATCGGCGAGGGCGGACCGGCGGAGGCGTACGATGAAAGTATCGTCGGCAGGAACGGCGGCCTGTATTACGACGAAGCGCCGAAACTTTTCGAGAGGTTCATAAAGGAATAA